One segment of Proteus appendicitidis DNA contains the following:
- a CDS encoding type 2 GTP cyclohydrolase I produces MKNTDLELVINEKLSIENFQDYAPNGLQVEGRPHIQKIVTGVTASQALLDEAVRLNADAILVHHGYFWKNEPVVIRSMKRNRLKTLLCNDINLFGYHLPLDAHPILGNNAQLALKMGVKVEGEILPLVPKGVFDLPLTPLELKARLEKALQRNVLHCGDNAPETIRNIAWCTGGGQGFIQDAAEQGMDAFVTGEVSEQTIHIAREMGVHFFAAGHHATERYGIKALGEWLAQTHHFDVTFVDIDNPA; encoded by the coding sequence ATGAAGAATACTGATCTGGAATTAGTGATTAATGAAAAATTAAGCATCGAAAATTTTCAAGATTATGCACCTAATGGACTTCAAGTCGAAGGACGCCCTCATATTCAAAAAATAGTAACGGGTGTAACGGCAAGCCAAGCATTACTTGATGAAGCTGTGCGATTAAACGCTGATGCAATTTTAGTACACCATGGTTACTTTTGGAAAAATGAGCCTGTTGTTATTCGTTCAATGAAGCGCAACCGCTTAAAAACATTACTTTGCAATGACATTAATCTTTTTGGTTATCACTTGCCGTTAGATGCTCACCCAATCTTAGGTAACAATGCTCAGTTAGCGTTAAAAATGGGCGTTAAAGTTGAAGGTGAAATATTACCATTAGTGCCTAAAGGTGTGTTCGACTTACCTTTAACCCCTCTTGAATTAAAAGCTCGTTTAGAAAAAGCGTTGCAACGCAATGTATTACATTGTGGTGATAATGCACCGGAAACTATTCGTAATATTGCTTGGTGTACAGGCGGCGGACAAGGCTTTATTCAAGATGCTGCAGAGCAGGGGATGGATGCTTTTGTGACAGGTGAAGTTTCAGAACAGACTATTCATATTGCAAGAGAAATGGGCGTTCATTTTTTCGCAGCGGGACACCATGCGACAGAGCGTTATGGTATTAAAGCATTAGGTGAATGGCTTGCTCAAACTCATCACTTTGATGTGACATTTGTTGATATTGATAATCCAGCATAA
- a CDS encoding SWIM zinc finger family protein, with amino-acid sequence MSWQTVYFHYDEDALTVFANAGLLRRAKKDVDNEKVSLTDADTGQFSSDGQNVVLHEAGIQQASCDCSASGCCKHILAAVLWLQANNSADNSNDDKSGETSSEAIIEPIEIAPLLPTLLALDPEALIKKAGKPACRVAIKLVEQWETTTLNLEDTGTQLKIKLPDVEEPVIFLQGSGYDGMLSPFSDSQKKAFHLAIVAKIFEQHAQPWGWPEDLITVQSSKRALNEEESALITTVEQFIYDLLRQGLSHISLSTATQLHLLNMSARAEGLPRLASYLRTLSTQVKLLAERHFTMDESNVLRLLAHISAYLFQLTNATPEQLKMLRGQLRRQYDDKKMSLSLIPVGANWWTAQSGALGATFTFWDKEEKQLLQATQARPNQLDTLFNRYSVWNSLSLWKQTSDKLMRRPFLLQEPRISDEGKLATIGESFAQNQTDFLDITDYRTLQTELGINNWQELPDYFANQPEGFLSPLVLHIKSYKPLIWYEIEQCVIWDVSDNHDNSAFLRLYWEGTMQNNLEELRYLTKRELEIVAVTVQPVRRDLNIDLLPTTIWLKTTKGIELFYLDFDQFPRKKKQSEFISRIQEYMAKRKQQTAMHHSEPTLAQKFCRPILSVLEAQACTGRELLSEMQKEQLEISKHTADDLGMTLIADQLARYLRLTTRDPQALLQLIWLCDNLQQLQSPLPIQLNE; translated from the coding sequence ATGAGTTGGCAAACTGTTTACTTTCATTACGATGAAGATGCGCTCACTGTATTTGCTAATGCAGGATTATTAAGACGCGCAAAAAAAGATGTTGATAACGAAAAAGTTTCACTCACTGATGCTGACACAGGGCAGTTCAGTAGTGATGGGCAAAATGTTGTTTTACACGAAGCAGGTATTCAACAAGCCAGTTGTGATTGTTCTGCATCAGGGTGTTGTAAACACATTTTAGCGGCCGTTTTATGGCTACAAGCCAATAATAGTGCTGATAATTCAAATGACGATAAAAGTGGTGAAACATCTTCAGAAGCCATTATTGAACCTATCGAAATCGCCCCTCTGTTACCCACGCTATTGGCGCTTGATCCGGAAGCATTAATCAAAAAAGCAGGAAAACCCGCCTGTCGTGTGGCGATTAAATTAGTTGAGCAATGGGAAACGACAACATTAAATTTAGAAGACACAGGAACACAGTTAAAAATTAAACTCCCTGATGTTGAAGAGCCGGTTATTTTCTTACAAGGTAGTGGTTACGATGGCATGTTATCGCCTTTTTCTGACTCACAGAAAAAAGCATTCCATCTCGCTATTGTGGCTAAAATATTTGAACAACATGCTCAACCATGGGGTTGGCCTGAAGATTTAATCACAGTGCAATCTTCAAAGCGCGCTCTCAATGAAGAAGAGTCCGCGTTAATTACGACGGTTGAACAATTTATTTATGATTTGTTGCGCCAAGGGCTATCACATATCAGCTTAAGCACTGCCACACAGTTGCACTTATTAAATATGTCGGCTCGAGCAGAAGGTTTACCTCGTTTAGCGTCTTATTTACGAACATTAAGCACCCAAGTCAAACTATTGGCAGAAAGACATTTCACGATGGATGAAAGCAATGTCTTGCGCTTGTTAGCTCATATTTCAGCTTATCTATTCCAATTGACCAATGCGACACCTGAACAGTTAAAAATGTTACGAGGACAACTTCGTCGTCAATATGACGATAAAAAAATGAGTCTCTCGCTTATTCCTGTCGGTGCAAACTGGTGGACAGCACAAAGTGGTGCATTAGGCGCAACTTTTACCTTCTGGGATAAAGAAGAGAAACAGCTCTTACAAGCGACACAAGCACGCCCTAATCAACTTGATACTCTGTTTAACCGTTATAGTGTTTGGAATAGTTTATCGTTATGGAAACAAACATCCGATAAATTAATGCGTCGCCCTTTTTTATTACAAGAGCCTCGTATTTCTGATGAAGGAAAACTGGCGACTATTGGCGAAAGCTTTGCACAAAACCAAACTGATTTTCTTGATATTACGGATTATCGCACCCTACAAACTGAATTAGGGATCAACAATTGGCAAGAGTTGCCAGACTATTTTGCTAATCAACCTGAAGGATTTCTTTCTCCTCTCGTCTTACATATCAAAAGCTATAAGCCATTAATTTGGTATGAAATAGAGCAATGCGTTATTTGGGATGTTTCAGATAATCATGACAATTCAGCCTTCTTACGTCTTTACTGGGAAGGAACAATGCAAAATAATCTGGAAGAATTACGTTATCTCACTAAGCGAGAATTAGAGATAGTCGCAGTCACTGTGCAACCTGTTCGACGTGATTTAAATATAGATTTATTGCCAACGACCATTTGGCTTAAAACGACAAAAGGCATTGAACTATTTTATCTTGATTTTGACCAATTTCCGCGCAAGAAAAAACAATCAGAGTTTATTAGCCGTATTCAAGAATATATGGCTAAACGTAAGCAACAAACAGCAATGCATCACAGTGAACCAACATTAGCACAAAAGTTTTGCCGTCCTATTTTGTCAGTATTAGAAGCCCAAGCATGTACTGGGAGAGAATTACTTTCTGAAATGCAAAAAGAGCAGTTAGAAATAAGCAAACATACTGCTGACGATTTAGGAATGACATTAATTGCCGACCAATTAGCTCGTTATCTGAGATTAACAACACGAGATCCTCAGGCTTTATTACAGTTAATTTGGCTATGCGATAATCTGCAACAATTACAAAGCCCATTACCCATTCAGCTTAATGAGTAA
- a CDS encoding VWA domain-containing protein, which translates to MSQHNDDMPEDKIKQAKRWRLILGQYADDALGQATFNADDLKVERTLDFLYRREYQRRGLRQERGRHGSLDASQLTAVNWLNQARKLFPNSTFERMQSQAIERYQISSFLKDPNTLKAMEPTKALAKTLLSLRGRMSEETRDAVKTIIRQVVDDILRQIRNNFRQSLTGRRNRFRRSLVPNSRNFDWRATIAANLKHYDTQNRRLVIETPYFNSRMQQHFPWDVILCVDQSASMSSSIMYAAVCASILASLPAVNVSLVVFDTQVVDLSHLADDPVEVLMTVQLGGGTDIAGAMQYCESLVKNPKRTVISLISDFEEGGSLNRLLDCTQRLNSQQVKLLGLAALDDEAQPVYDSAIAQKLADRGMQVAALTPEHFAQWLAEVMQ; encoded by the coding sequence ATGAGTCAGCATAATGACGATATGCCTGAAGATAAAATAAAACAAGCAAAACGCTGGCGTCTGATTTTAGGTCAATATGCTGATGATGCTCTTGGACAAGCGACTTTTAATGCCGATGATTTAAAAGTGGAGCGCACACTCGACTTTCTCTATCGCCGAGAATATCAACGCAGAGGTCTTCGCCAAGAACGAGGACGTCATGGATCACTCGATGCATCGCAACTTACTGCGGTAAACTGGCTAAATCAAGCTCGTAAGCTATTTCCTAATAGCACATTTGAACGAATGCAATCACAAGCTATTGAGCGTTATCAAATCAGTAGTTTTCTTAAAGATCCCAATACGTTAAAAGCGATGGAGCCAACAAAAGCGTTAGCTAAAACATTATTAAGCTTACGTGGGCGAATGAGTGAAGAAACGCGAGATGCGGTTAAAACCATTATTCGTCAAGTGGTTGATGATATTTTGCGCCAAATTCGCAATAACTTTCGCCAATCATTAACGGGACGTCGTAATCGCTTTAGACGCTCTTTGGTACCTAACAGTCGCAACTTTGATTGGCGCGCAACCATCGCTGCAAACTTAAAACATTACGATACCCAAAATCGTCGCTTAGTGATTGAAACACCTTATTTTAACTCACGGATGCAACAGCATTTTCCGTGGGATGTCATTCTTTGTGTTGACCAAAGTGCGTCAATGTCTAGCTCAATTATGTATGCCGCTGTTTGCGCCAGTATTTTAGCTTCTTTACCGGCGGTTAATGTCTCTTTAGTGGTTTTTGATACCCAAGTTGTCGATTTATCGCACTTAGCAGACGATCCCGTTGAAGTTTTAATGACAGTACAATTAGGGGGCGGTACGGATATTGCAGGTGCAATGCAATATTGCGAAAGCTTAGTTAAAAATCCTAAACGCACGGTTATTTCACTTATTAGTGACTTTGAAGAAGGTGGCTCCTTAAATCGCTTATTAGATTGCACACAGCGCCTTAATAGCCAACAAGTTAAATTATTAGGGCTTGCGGCTCTTGATGATGAGGCTCAACCTGTTTATGACTCTGCAATTGCACAAAAACTTGCAGACAGAGGCATGCAAGTTGCAGCGTTAACACCTGAACATTTCGCACAATGGTTGGCAGAGGTAATGCAATGA
- a CDS encoding DUF5682 family protein: MTLPSIPLPERIDQARLKWTSLQQQHLYFAPIRHHSPACAYAVLSLIDSVKPDYILIEGPDTFNSLIPSLTDKDTLPPVAIMGQAEYLHNDGNQEEREKSLHSAYFPFCEYSPEWQALRGGLRINAKTRFIDLPWAAQINNEEYSDSQSRSLQKERYLAHSQFIAQLAKKCHCRDHDDVWEHLFELRSIEALADWQTLFNDTFIWCALARLDYEPEVLESEGSSQREAHMLTHIQAIKNQEPNAKILIVTGGFHTLALIEGLAHSQPHSFAIPSTEQKQFTKMQKMGEKEQAWLIRYSFDRLDALNGYASGMPSPAFYQQAWQSLMQQHHDKLEHNDAAKQPTQVYRNKMGIAFLSSVAQAIREKQFDNPPSYLAVKLAAEQSLRLALLRDHAGTGRYDLLDGLQSAFIKGSLDDSQSELWAEIKTCFSGYLLGKIPLGTATPPLVNETYERARAFRFKLDDTLAKTTKCDVYRNPQHRLRSRFLHLLAFLEIHFAHRVNGPDFLSGHQLDLLFEEWQYAWTPNVEGELISLSEKGSQLEAIALNKLLSMEKQLEEQGQSRSSQSAVTLLIQAALIGLHQRIPSLFKLLDSYIQQDFRLESLTQCGHKLIHLWRGRQYLDITDELSLENRLHQVIPQAFFCLEQLAQGDEQQQESHLQALLSLRELIEFMPSLNNQHDYKSDFYQQLNRLDGQLDAVPLLKGAVDALRYLGSYIDENTLVTALNTTFSIGSSPEHAIGYFVGMMRTAPELVIRLPLLVDHLNTLLQQWDEERFIQILPDLRFAFSQLNPKQNAELAQYIANDIGLDTQALSLWQSEFSAKQMLEATKLNQKLQQRIMEQGMISWFDAKKIEKGDTTHESA; this comes from the coding sequence GTGACGCTACCTTCAATACCTTTGCCAGAAAGAATTGACCAAGCACGACTGAAATGGACGTCGTTACAGCAACAACATCTCTATTTTGCCCCTATACGCCACCATAGTCCTGCTTGTGCTTATGCGGTTTTATCATTAATTGATTCTGTAAAACCTGATTATATTTTAATTGAAGGTCCAGATACCTTTAATTCGCTTATTCCTAGCCTAACAGATAAAGATACTCTACCTCCCGTTGCGATTATGGGACAAGCAGAGTATTTGCATAATGATGGAAACCAAGAAGAGCGAGAAAAATCACTGCACTCTGCCTATTTTCCATTTTGTGAATATTCACCTGAATGGCAAGCTTTGCGAGGTGGTTTGCGCATCAATGCCAAAACACGTTTTATCGATTTACCTTGGGCAGCACAAATTAATAACGAAGAGTATAGCGACTCACAAAGTCGTAGCTTACAAAAAGAACGTTATTTAGCACATAGCCAGTTTATCGCGCAATTAGCCAAAAAATGCCACTGTCGTGATCATGATGATGTGTGGGAGCATCTTTTTGAATTACGCAGTATCGAAGCCTTAGCGGATTGGCAAACACTGTTTAATGACACCTTTATTTGGTGCGCACTTGCGCGCCTTGATTATGAACCTGAAGTACTTGAATCTGAGGGATCTTCACAACGTGAAGCGCATATGCTCACTCATATTCAGGCAATCAAAAACCAAGAGCCGAATGCAAAGATTTTAATCGTCACGGGCGGATTTCATACCCTTGCGTTAATTGAAGGTCTAGCGCATTCACAACCTCACTCTTTCGCCATTCCTAGCACAGAACAAAAGCAATTCACTAAAATGCAAAAAATGGGTGAAAAAGAGCAAGCTTGGCTTATTCGCTATAGTTTTGACAGATTAGATGCACTTAATGGCTATGCTTCAGGCATGCCATCACCCGCCTTTTATCAACAAGCTTGGCAAAGTTTGATGCAACAACATCATGATAAATTAGAGCATAATGATGCGGCAAAACAGCCAACTCAAGTTTATCGCAATAAAATGGGGATCGCTTTTCTAAGCTCGGTAGCTCAGGCTATCAGAGAAAAACAATTTGATAATCCCCCTAGCTATTTAGCTGTAAAACTCGCGGCTGAACAGAGTTTACGACTCGCATTACTAAGAGATCACGCAGGTACAGGTCGCTATGACTTGCTTGATGGTTTACAAAGTGCCTTTATTAAGGGCAGTTTAGATGATAGCCAAAGCGAATTATGGGCTGAAATTAAAACCTGCTTTTCAGGCTATCTCTTAGGTAAAATTCCATTAGGTACGGCAACCCCGCCTTTAGTCAATGAAACTTATGAGCGCGCAAGAGCATTTCGCTTCAAGCTAGATGATACATTAGCAAAAACCACTAAATGTGATGTTTACCGTAATCCGCAGCACCGATTAAGAAGCCGCTTTTTACACTTATTAGCCTTCTTAGAGATCCATTTTGCACACCGTGTTAATGGCCCTGATTTTCTTTCTGGTCATCAATTAGATCTGCTATTTGAAGAGTGGCAATACGCTTGGACACCCAATGTGGAAGGCGAGCTAATTTCATTATCAGAGAAAGGCTCTCAACTTGAAGCCATCGCCCTAAATAAGCTGTTATCAATGGAAAAACAGCTCGAAGAACAAGGACAAAGCCGTTCAAGTCAGAGTGCGGTCACGTTATTAATCCAAGCGGCATTAATAGGGCTTCACCAGCGCATACCATCACTCTTTAAACTATTAGATAGCTATATTCAGCAAGATTTTCGTCTTGAGTCACTCACTCAATGTGGACATAAACTGATCCATTTATGGCGGGGTCGCCAATATCTTGATATTACTGATGAACTTTCACTTGAAAATCGCCTACATCAAGTTATTCCACAAGCTTTCTTTTGTTTAGAACAACTGGCTCAAGGTGATGAGCAACAGCAAGAAAGCCATTTACAAGCTCTGCTCTCTTTGCGTGAATTGATTGAATTTATGCCATCACTCAATAATCAGCATGATTATAAAAGTGATTTCTATCAGCAACTCAATCGCCTTGATGGTCAATTAGATGCTGTGCCTTTATTAAAAGGTGCGGTAGATGCATTACGTTATTTAGGTTCATATATTGACGAAAATACGTTGGTCACCGCGCTAAATACAACCTTTAGTATAGGCAGTTCTCCCGAGCATGCCATTGGTTATTTCGTCGGTATGATGCGAACTGCACCAGAGCTGGTGATCCGCCTACCGTTATTAGTCGATCACTTAAACACCTTGTTGCAACAATGGGATGAAGAACGATTTATTCAGATCTTACCTGATCTGCGTTTTGCCTTTAGCCAACTTAATCCCAAACAAAATGCAGAGCTTGCACAATATATTGCCAATGATATTGGTTTAGATACGCAAGCGTTATCTTTGTGGCAGTCAGAATTTAGTGCTAAACAGATGCTTGAAGCCACTAAACTCAATCAAAAATTACAGCAGCGAATAATGGAACAAGGCATGATTTCTTGGTTTGATGCTAAGAAAATAGAGAAAGGAGATACGACTCATGAGTCAGCATAA
- a CDS encoding ATP-binding protein — translation MAKKAPADQQAIRESAEVRFAQELERLTKADANNPKPQGWLRSPRAVRQFILGDDALGITPKFFGDDALVDRAIVTLLGKQGLMLVGEPGTAKSMLSELFAAAISGDSGLTIQGTAGTTEDHIKYSWNYALLLAEGPTERALVGSPLYQGMLQGKIVRFEEITRCPPEIQDVLVSLMSEKQLMIPEMGDGARISAKPGFNLIGTANLRDRGVHEMSAALKRRFNFETVKPIRDPAFEISLIQSQLENELGALANEITAPAEVVELLVTTFQELRSGNTKDGGNIKTPDAVMSTAEAVNIAYACALEAHYLGDGVMNAGAIARQLIGVVLKDNADDIKRIRYYMDNVARERARNSKEWKAFFDASKEFWQ, via the coding sequence ATGGCTAAAAAAGCACCCGCAGATCAACAAGCAATTAGGGAAAGCGCTGAGGTTCGATTTGCCCAAGAGTTAGAGCGTTTAACAAAAGCTGATGCTAATAATCCTAAACCACAAGGATGGCTTCGCTCTCCTCGTGCTGTACGCCAATTTATTTTAGGTGATGATGCATTAGGCATCACACCTAAGTTTTTTGGCGATGATGCATTGGTTGATCGTGCAATTGTCACATTATTGGGTAAACAAGGTTTAATGCTAGTTGGTGAACCGGGTACAGCAAAATCAATGCTCTCAGAGCTTTTTGCTGCCGCCATCAGTGGTGATTCAGGATTAACTATCCAAGGTACTGCTGGCACAACAGAAGATCATATTAAGTATTCTTGGAACTATGCATTGCTATTAGCAGAAGGTCCAACAGAACGCGCGTTAGTGGGATCACCGCTTTATCAAGGTATGTTGCAAGGTAAAATTGTTCGCTTTGAAGAAATAACCCGCTGTCCTCCTGAAATTCAGGATGTGCTGGTTTCCTTGATGTCAGAGAAACAATTGATGATCCCTGAAATGGGTGATGGTGCACGTATTAGTGCAAAACCGGGATTTAACCTTATTGGTACAGCAAACTTACGTGATCGCGGTGTTCATGAAATGTCAGCCGCATTAAAGCGTCGTTTTAACTTTGAAACGGTGAAACCTATTCGTGATCCTGCCTTTGAAATTAGCTTGATCCAATCACAGCTTGAGAATGAATTAGGCGCTTTAGCAAATGAAATCACTGCACCCGCGGAAGTTGTGGAGTTACTGGTCACAACATTCCAAGAGTTACGTTCAGGTAATACGAAAGATGGCGGCAATATCAAAACCCCTGATGCAGTTATGTCAACCGCAGAAGCCGTGAACATTGCTTATGCTTGTGCCTTAGAAGCGCATTATTTAGGTGATGGTGTGATGAATGCAGGTGCTATTGCCCGTCAATTAATCGGTGTTGTATTAAAAGACAATGCCGATGATATTAAGCGTATTCGTTATTACATGGACAACGTAGCCAGAGAGAGAGCAAGAAATAGTAAAGAGTGGAAAGCTTTCTTTGATGCATCAAAAGAGTTTTGGCAATAA